The proteins below come from a single Micromonospora citrea genomic window:
- a CDS encoding ATP-binding protein, which yields MTVTEHVRPTVTPETAAQVLSAEQRYADELAFLAAYDDGARPPGWALTPRAVVTFIRGSDGEALKLPAGRRTGPDGAELPASMTIPAKFVGERSLVERCVVTLAGERGLLLVGEPGTAKSMLSELLAAAVCGTSALTVQGTAGTTEDAFRYGWNYALLLAQGPTPQALVDSPVLTAMRTGRVVRIEEVTRCLPEVQDALVSILSDRRMNVPELSGSEDGLIRAVPGFTVIATANLRDRGVSEMSSALKRRFNFETIHPISDAQTETDLVRRQATAAVQRAGAAYTVDDAVLDALVTVFRDLRSGRSGEGWDVERPGTVMSTAEAVQVAVSLGLAAAYLPGGDALDLVPGHLLGVVRKDDQNDHARLLGYWDGPVRRRAEDGSAMWRRLWDLRESLR from the coding sequence GTGACCGTGACGGAACACGTCCGCCCCACCGTGACGCCGGAGACCGCCGCCCAGGTTCTCTCCGCCGAGCAGCGGTACGCCGACGAGTTGGCCTTCCTGGCCGCGTACGACGACGGGGCCCGGCCGCCGGGCTGGGCGCTGACCCCGCGCGCCGTGGTCACCTTCATCCGGGGCAGCGACGGCGAGGCGCTGAAGCTGCCCGCCGGGCGGCGCACCGGCCCCGACGGCGCCGAGCTGCCGGCCAGCATGACCATCCCGGCGAAGTTCGTCGGCGAGCGGAGCCTGGTCGAGCGGTGCGTGGTCACCCTGGCCGGCGAGCGGGGGCTGCTGCTGGTCGGCGAGCCCGGTACCGCCAAGTCCATGCTCTCCGAACTGCTCGCCGCCGCGGTCTGCGGCACCAGCGCGCTGACCGTGCAGGGCACCGCCGGCACCACCGAGGACGCCTTCCGGTACGGCTGGAACTACGCCCTGCTGCTCGCCCAGGGCCCGACCCCGCAGGCGCTCGTCGACTCGCCGGTGCTGACCGCGATGCGCACCGGCCGGGTGGTCCGGATCGAGGAGGTCACCCGCTGCCTGCCCGAGGTGCAGGACGCGCTGGTGTCCATTCTGTCCGACCGGCGGATGAACGTGCCGGAGCTGTCCGGCAGCGAGGACGGTCTGATCCGCGCCGTGCCCGGGTTCACCGTGATCGCCACCGCCAACCTGCGCGACCGGGGTGTGTCGGAGATGTCCTCGGCCCTCAAGCGCCGGTTCAACTTCGAGACGATCCACCCGATCTCGGACGCGCAGACCGAGACCGACCTGGTCCGCCGGCAGGCCACCGCCGCCGTGCAGCGCGCCGGCGCGGCGTACACGGTCGACGACGCGGTGCTGGACGCCCTCGTCACCGTGTTCCGTGACCTGCGCTCCGGCCGCTCCGGCGAGGGCTGGGACGTGGAACGGCCCGGCACCGTGATGTCCACCGCCGAGGCGGTGCAGGTGGCGGTGTCGCTCGGCCTGGCCGCCGCGTACCTGCCCGGCGGGGACGCGCTCGACCTGGTGCCCGGGCACCTGCTCGGTGTGGTCCGCAAGGACGACCAGAACGACCACGCCCGCCTGCTCGGCTACTGGGACGGCCCGGTCCGCCGTCGCGCCGAGGACGGCTCGGCGATGTGGCGGCGGCTCTGGGACCTGCGGGAGAGCCTGCGATGA